The genomic stretch GTTATTATGGACCATAACTAACCATGGTTAGTTTAGCAAACGTCTTTTTTTAAAATGTCAATATACTCCCTCTCTCAAtttttaaaaccctaactctaattCTAGCTTCTCTTCTCTCTAACTTAAGGGTaaaaggattttttattattattattattatttatttatttattttgggtcaACAGACGACTATAAAGGTGATTACATCATATTCTAGTGATGGATGTGTACACCAGGTGGTTTTTACCAAAAATGAAAACTAAAAGGACATATTTGTGAAAAATACATGAATTAGGGTGTTATTTTTCTTTGGGCTAAAAGTAAAGGTGTTATGTGTCAAAACCTTTCTAGCTTTTATAagagtggcccatctgatgagtggacgaCAATAACTCAATgaagggcgcggattggatagcCTGTCCCTAAATAGTAATGGACTAGGGctctgagggcccaccataatgtatagcttttatccacattatccatctattttgccatatATCATTTCAGGTactggcccaaaaataagacagatccaaagctcaagtagctCACACCAGCAGTGATTATGACACCCACAGCAGGTCCACCATGATggctaattgccatccaacctgttcataaagtcacataaacctggatgaagcgaaaacaaaaatatcatcttgattcaaaatttctgtggcccccaaaattttacaacggtaggtatttaatcctcattgtgtggtccacttgagccttggcactacctcatttttggtcttctaccctaaaataatatgccaaaaatggatggacggtgtggataaaacctacacatcatggtggcacctCAGAAGCAgggcggggtagtacccaatccgacCACCTTATGCTTTGCAAAAATGTTCCACACGGTTGCCTTGTGTGGCACGTGTGAAGGACAGCGTGATGCTAGATAACGTTCTAAATAAGACATTTTTGGGGTCAATTTCCTCAGCTAACTTATTAGTTATTAATGATCCAAACCTAACCATTTCAACGCACGTCTTCCAACcacgtgatgtggggcccaccaaagagCTTGATTTCCCAACAACCGTATAAGTTGTTTGGTTGTTGTCATATATTATATACGGTATGATTAGTATTTTTCTCAAGCCTCACTTCTTTCGCAGAAGATTTGCTAACTCCACACGTGTGCAGAGCCCTGACACATCCACACGGGGGCACATGGCACTACagaacacgtgtgtgagatctgagctttccatctggtCGGAAATGATTCTTGGATCTACTGACTCAAAAATCAGCCTCCTCAGGTGCGCCACAACCGCCCATTTGTTTTGTCGGCTGTGGCCCACGTGGGGGGTGTGAAATGGCCTCatcttcggtggatccctgtgggacccatcgtaatgtatgttccttacatccacgccgtccatccgtttagacagctcattttagggcatgatcccaaaaatgaagcagatcaaaatctccggtggaccacatcagaggaaacttattggccattaaaaacttcgggccacaagtttttaatggtgggtattcaatctaCACCgtttcatctggtgtggtccatctgagatttggatctgcttcactttttggatcatgccccaaactgagctgtcaaaacggagtgggccccacaaccagaGATCCACTGAAGCCGCGTCCCATTTTCAGATAGGAAGATTTTAAATAACGGGCCCACCTGTTGGAAAGATCCGATAAAGCACACCTGCTACAAATTGGCACGTGTGGCAGAATGTGGAAATCGCATTTCCGTGGAATCTCTATTTGCaatctgttttgttttttttcctctctctctctctcaccaaaaTGAGGACGAAAGCTTGTTTGGGTGACACTTAAAATGAGTTAAATCTCATTTTGGTTCCTGCTGCAGCATAATTGATGAACTAAAATAAGAAGATCTCATTTTTAAGTGTCACCCAAACAGGCACTTTATTAGAGCAGCTTTCATTAGAATCAGTACCATGCATCCAAACGAGCCATTAACACGTTGGAAATCAAACAAATCCACAAAATTCACTCCAATCTTGCAGTGGTTCGAGTAAGCAAGAGTCTGTTGCGTGACTGTGCAACAGGGGTCCCAATGGCCCATGTGTTATGCGATTTTTACAGATTTATTAGGGATTCGTCCTCCTATGCATATAATAATTGTTTATATGAGAGAAGCAAGGGTTTCAAACCCGCACAATTCTTCTGTCATTGTAAGAGACGTCATACAAGCCGAAATGCTGCTGAAATCACTATTAAACTATTTTCCATTATATCAATCAAATGTActttgttttagaatcaaggCCATGTAACCCAATTCTATCTCAAAAACAGAAATCATCAAAATGACGAATGTGCCGATGCAAGTATGAGGATGCAAGTATGAAACAAGTTACATGCTACAATTTAGAGAAAACCCAGTAAGATAATTTAGAATTATAACTTGGAGTAATTCAGAAAATTGCTTTTCCAATGCTTGTTAGCCCgtatttggatgcacaagtgaatcaaATCGCAGACATTCAGTTTAATAGAGAGGAAATATGATTGCATTCGGGTTTTTTGCAAATCCCATTTAATGGTAATgtgattgcaatttggagcccaaacaATCAGAGAATGCTAAGAAAATTGCAATTTGGCTTTCTTGTTGATTTCATCATATTAGAGATTACAATCCAATTCAATAAAGCATCCCAACACATCCAATGGAAGCGATTTTTAGTCGTGACTCTGAGGTTGAGGATTCCTTCCTGAATAAACAGCAATGGTTCAAATCCAACTGGGTATAGCCCATCCATGCTGGGACCCATTGGTTTTAATGTcccaaatattttcttttctttattttctgtaTCTCATTTGTTCGACATCTTAGTTTATAGCTGCAAGTGTATATAGCCGCATCATGTATATTTAGTTAGATAATATACTAAAAATACAAGATGCAGTGAACAAATTAGACTACACATGCTGCCACATGTGTGGTATGTACATGggctttattgcacacgtgtgggcttagcaaagctcgctATCAGTAGTAGACAAAACTCACCATTTCAGCACAGATCAAAGGACAATCATAGGAATCTGTTTCCAGCTTTTATCCTTTGAATGAACAGACTCAAAAACCAATTCATCTTTCATCATTGATCTGTGTTCAGAACCACCACTAGAAGAATGGCGGCCCAACCATGGGGATCATGACAGGTGATAGTCGACTGTCATGATTTTCATGGGGGGAAAAAAAACTATCTCAACCAGAAGCTCTTAGTGATTACAGATGCCATACCTGAAACTCCTCTAGTGTAGCACTAGGCCTCGATTTTctgaaaaatgaagtaaatcggCGGAGGTGCTTCCAACAACCTGCTTTGAGTGGCCAATCCACCGCTCTTGCTTTTATCTGATTCTGGAaactaaggctgcatttggatgaccaaatgaattgcaataattcaattcaataaaagagtaAATGACCCAAATGAAGTAGCCCATCTCCGTCCACAAGGATGAGTTAGTCTCCAAACAGTAATTACTCTcttttcaaatccaacttgaaatgcacagaattgcaATTAGGGTTTGGTAATGATTATGGATTAAAAGTGTGACATTCCCTCTATCACGAACTGAGCAAATTACAATTCAGTTCAATCGAGCATCCAAACACTCACTACGAATCTTGTCCAGTTTTCAAGATTTCATGCAATTCTTCGTCAGCATCCAAACCATCCTCTTTCATCCGATCGAGCACGTCAGAGACAGACTTTCCCGCAATAACGTAGGTCCTAAGCAACCTGTGGTATACATCCCTCGTCGGAGGAACCCAAGGCCTTAGCAATCTCACAAACTCCTCTGCTCCTTCCACATCTCCCTGCCCTTTGAAGTACTCAAGGCAAGACGCCACATTATCAGAATTTGGCTTCCACCCGTGCCGTTTCACAGACATAGCCTTCTTCATCATCTCCACACCCCTTGGAATCTGATTATCCTCTAGATACCCAGTTGCCAAACACTCCCACGTGCTTGGATATGGCGTCTTCCCTTCTTGGATGGCCTTGTTTATAAACGATTCGGCCTTGACAAACAGACCCTTCTTGCAATAAGCAACGATGAGTCGGTTCGGCACCCGGAAATCATAGCAGAAGCACACGGACTCCCATTCCGCTATAATCTTCTCGGCGCCCTCGATATCATCCAATTTTGCCAGGGAGACTATCATAGAGATATAAGATGCATTGCTCACCTTCTTCGAAGACGACTTCTGCAGATTCCAGAGCCGGTACATCTCGTCCTTCCGCCCAATGCCTGCGTACATGGTGAGGAGAAAATCGTATGCAATCCGCCGCTGATCCCGAGTGACCAACGCCTCTGATCTCTTCAGCATCTCCAGAGCCTTGTCTGGCAGGCCTGCTTTCTTGTACCCATCCGCCACTATCAAATACACATCCCAATTCGGAGCAATCAGCGGATCATCTTCCATCTTCCTCAGGGCAGCTTCCATCCCATCGATGTCAGCCGTTGCCACCAATCTGGTCATTTGGATGCTGAATGTGAAAACATCACGACGGATGCTGTTTCTGTCCATTTCCTTCACCACATTGTCGAATTTCTCATACCGTTCTGTCTGAAGGTAAAGGTTCATCAATGTATTGTATGAAAGGGAATTGACAAGACCCAGATCCTTCATTTTCTGAAAGAGGGCCTCTGCCTTCTCGACAAACTTTCTTTGCACATAGCAGTTGAGAAGAGTGCCATATGTTTCAGTGGATTTCAACTTTATTGGGATGTTATTGAAGTACTTCTCTGCATGTTCTAGGCCGTGTACTTTGCTGATCAAGTCCAGCCGAATTGCAACGGTGCTTTGTGATAACTCAAAATACCTCCGATCCGTCATCCACTGAGATACCTGAAGAAGGAAGGTTGACAGCCAGCAATGTAAAGATTCAAGAGCAACTTTCTATCGACTGGGACGAAGTCAAACACCAATCTTTTTCAGTTCCGAACCACACAATACGGATTTTGGGTCATTTGCAATCCCAATCACTATTTATACCAACCTGAAATTATGGTTCTATACTCTTTAGTAACGATTATGGTCTTACAAATTTACAGTTAAAAGTGTAGAAATTTATACTTTTATTTATGTAAGAGAACCAGTGCCTGGAaccactataagttatagtgcttgtAGTTGCATCCATAGTTTTACAAATTTACAGTTAAAAGTGTAGATATTTATACTTTTATTTATGTAAGAGAACCAGTGCCTGGGaccactataagttatagtgctcctagttgcatctggCCACTGGGACAGGTCGATCTGAACCAGAACACATCTTATGGGCTAGTATGCAAAAATCACAGTGatcaatgatccaatccatccctgATCTGCCATTTTCTGAGCCAGTATGGGATGTttaggattgcctaacaaaagagaatcctcagaatcataagcaatatatTACAGTTCTCAACAAATAGATTGATCAATTGGTTGATCGGACCTATTTTGTGTAAacgatcttttcttttcttttcttttttttctttttttgtttttttgtttttttttgaaagattgtaaatgatcttgactgtccatattaaaAGGCTAATGATCAGATTGTTAGCATTTCGGATTGGCGGGATATATCCATGGTATCATGTGTTGGTCCAATTGGTGGGATATATGCATGGTATCGTATGAAATCTGTGTTGGACctaatggatggacaagatcaaTCAATTTGAttgtctaagtgtcccaatgcaactaggagtactATAACTTAATCTGAGAGCACTAGAGCATGTCTCTTTATGTAATGGAATGCCTACAATATAAtgcaatcaatgttttaaatatcgttatcgtgtAAAGTATCACACCCTTGGCATATAGATAAATATCAGTTATCGCaggggatatatcggttgtatcacataatgtatcgttgttgttgggaaacatgggaacattggggaattggtcgaatttttcaatgcaacttcagggattgttgaaaaagacatcaatacacacttagaaatcaaaacattacaaaaagagTACACATAAtaagggtttcctttgtatggggtcctaatatatttGCTTtccaactgaattgatgcaagtatatgcaaagtctattcatataatttataaacgtaagaagacgtGTACGGAAACACAAGCactacattcaaaagcaaaagaagaatcactacatCAGGTTACATATATGGTTAgctttgtgtttggatacaaagattccaactaatttatgaaaattttgatttttctcaatttttcaccAACTTGACCCCCATCTCCcacaaatcttgaaatcgaagttctaaatccatgatttttcatggaaaacataaaGAATCATACATTTGTAACCAATTGACACTgctttaacatgatttacaacaaaaacatggatcgaaaattgaaaatgctcattggatcgaatAAGTGGGATATATTGATactatatatgtgtttcatatcgcacaggtgggatacaagatatat from Magnolia sinica isolate HGM2019 chromosome 17, MsV1, whole genome shotgun sequence encodes the following:
- the LOC131230764 gene encoding pentatricopeptide repeat-containing protein At2g20710, mitochondrial-like, which codes for MNLRHPSRISSFLKCCLRVRVFSSAQALTSPSPPPPRTRGDSLYHRISPLGDPTVSLVPVLEGWIKEGKTVKRWELEGMIKQLRKYRRFKHALEVSQWMTDRRYFELSQSTVAIRLDLISKVHGLEHAEKYFNNIPIKLKSTETYGTLLNCYVQRKFVEKAEALFQKMKDLGLVNSLSYNTLMNLYLQTERYEKFDNVVKEMDRNSIRRDVFTFSIQMTRLVATADIDGMEAALRKMEDDPLIAPNWDVYLIVADGYKKAGLPDKALEMLKRSEALVTRDQRRIAYDFLLTMYAGIGRKDEMYRLWNLQKSSSKKVSNASYISMIVSLAKLDDIEGAEKIIAEWESVCFCYDFRVPNRLIVAYCKKGLFVKAESFINKAIQEGKTPYPSTWECLATGYLEDNQIPRGVEMMKKAMSVKRHGWKPNSDNVASCLEYFKGQGDVEGAEEFVRLLRPWVPPTRDVYHRLLRTYVIAGKSVSDVLDRMKEDGLDADEELHEILKTGQDS